ATAGAGGTGTTGCCTGAGGACCGGCAGGGCTAGGCAGAGGGTGAAGCAGGACAGCAGATCAGTTCCTAACTTTGGACCTTTGGGGACCCGGCAGggttggatggggtgggggagggcggTGCTCACCGCAGGCCGTGGCGGGAGAAGGGGCCCATGGCGGCCCGGGCATCGCTCTCCACAGCGCAGGCGAAGGCACGCGCTGGTGCTTCCAGCCACGAGCAGCTGCCCACGCCGCGTTCCACTGGCAGCCGCGTGAAACGCACCCCGAACGCCTGCAGGGCCTCGGCGAACACCTGACACACGCCTGCTTAGAGGGGTGGGCTCAGCATCGACCTCCCACCAACCTAGGAaagcagcccccacccccacccagaccTGGACGCTTCAATCCGCGTACCTGGGAGCACGTGCACGTGCTGGTGCCCGTCCACGTGCGTGGGGGACCTGCCCAACAACTCCCGGAAGCGGTTGAGTTGAGCTTCTAGTTCCTCCCGCACCTGGAGGGGCACAGATACCTTGAGTTTCTGGAAGCAGCCACAAGCGAAGAGCTCCGTCTGGTGCCACGGTGTGACTGCTCCAGGGTTTGAACTAGCACTAGCAGCTTATCCAGCGCCCGCGTTTGCCCCAACGACTTCCATGATACCCTCTGGGCTGCACTTTGATCAGTATCCGCCTGTCTGCAGCCACGCCTCCGCACCTCAGGCAAAGCAACGTCTCCAGCCTCTAAGGCCTTCCGAAATCCCATCTTCCCAAGAAAGAAGCCTTCTGAGCTGAGGAGCGACGAGGCGGTGTGCCGGGCGGGACCCACAGGACGGCCCTCAGTCAGGTTGGCGTGGAGGCCCGTGGGAATGCTGTGCCTGCGGGCGGAGCGCGAGAGCAAGCATTGTCTGCCACAGACCGGGCAGCCCCCCAAACCTGCCCGTTCATGAAGGGGGCCTCCCTCACCTGCGGGCCAGCTCGGCCGCGCTCTCTGCGGCTGTGCCGTTGGCCAGCAGTGACACGCTGGTCACAGTTCCTGCCAGGAAGGCCTCCACGATGCCCTTATCGCGCCGCGGGCAGTAACCAAAGTCATCAGCTGTGACAACCAGCTGCACACGAGGCCAAGCCATAGCTGCCAAACGTTGGCTGGAGACCAGAGAGAATGGACTGCAGCATCCAGACCCCGCCCTTGAACGCTGCCGAGGCCCCACCCCGACGCACGCGACTAAAAGCGACTGCACGCCGCCATTGTTTTTGCTACCAAGAGGTCTCTGAGTGTCTTGCAAACGGCCGGGTTAACTGCTCTGCAAACTTCTTTTTTGGACTATGTCTATaaccatgtctgtgtgtgtgtgtgtgtgtgtgtgtgtgcacgcgctaCGTTTATGCCTGGGCATGCAGAGACTAGGAAAGGGAatagaatcccctggaactgtagttagcAGATAGTTGTGGtccacatgtgaacacatactaGGACTCCAGTCTTTTGCAAGAGCTGTAAACTCTCTTTACCAATGAGTTATCTCTAgcgctcaaaaaaaaaaaaaaaaaaaaacaaaaaccatttttttgaaaagtatttttttttaaatgaagaaaacaagagaaatacTCAAAaattccccttgctttcccagtgTTTACCATCACCATTGCTCAGTTTCTGGGCAGTGTACTGTCCTTCCATTACTTTCCCTAAGAAAAGAAACGCcctgccgggcgttggtggcacacgcctttaatcccagcacttgggaggcagaggcaggtggatctctgtgagttcgagaccagtctggtctacaagagctagttccaggacaggctccaaaaccacagagaaaccctgtctcgaaaaaaaccaaaagagaaggaagaaaaaaaaaaaaaaaaaagccctcctcCTCTCCATTACTCAGGGATGATGGAAACGTTAtttaaggccagaagagggcgccagacctccttacagatggttgtgagccaccatgtggttgctgggaattgaactcaggagctttggaagagcaggcaatgctcttaaccactgagccatctctccagtcctgctttgctttgtttttacgcAGTGCCTATGAGCCTTTTTTATTAGGagttcttactttttttttactttttttttttttcaaataatctcTTCCTCACTGGTTCTAAGGggaggctttttctttcttcctgagacaggtttctctgtgtgtctgtgtggccctggctgtcctggaactcattctgaccagactggtcttgaactcagagatccacctctaccaccattgcctgactgTAAAAGTTCTACATAACAAGAACACAAGCATGCAAACCAATGGCCACACTGGAGAAAGCGTTAGCCCATTTTCACCTTGAGCTTCAGATAACTTTTACGTTCATCACCTTACTTTTGCTCTTTGTCCAGTCTTGATGTTGTTTTGAAAAACagacttaggggctggagagatggctcagaggttaagagcatttcatgctcttccaaaggacccgagttcaattcccagcaaccacatggtggctcacaaccatctgtaattaggtctggtgtcctcttctaccctgcaggcatatatgcaaacagaatattgtatccataataaataaataaataatttaaaaaaaaaagaaaaacagacttatatatcccaggctggcctcattattcattcagctgaggctagccttgaacttctgaccctgtGCTTCCACCTCTTCAGTGCCGGctacaagtgtgtgccatcacacctagtTTATGTGGTGCAGGGAGTTGAACCGAAGACTTCAAGCATGTtaggcaggcactctgccaactgagcatGCCCAACCTGTCTTGGTTTCTCTTGTAAAAAGAGTGTTACTGGGTCAAGCCTGTGATCTtggtaattttgtttgttttacagtcAAGGAAGCTGAAAAATCACCAGAGAAGTGGAACAGGAACTGTCCCCTCCAGGTGGAGCCTGACCAGCTCTGGTTCCCTCCAGCTTATCTGACCCCCTGGATTACAGGCAAAGGAGAAAGTATAGTTTAATCCCAAAAGTACTGATAATGCTTTGTAAGGGTTGGAAGCCTCAAAGAACCTTCAGTAAAGTGCCTGGGGTAAGACTGCTATGTCCTGTCATAGTGATTGTTGAGCCATCAGGGGTCATCCAGCCACTGTGCCCCCCAGGAGGCTGCCATCAGAACGGCTCTGGGCCCTGATAAacaaagagggagaagaggaaactACTAAGCTCCTACTGTGTTGGAAATGGAGTCGTTAGATTAGGACTTACTGCCCTGATTCTTGATGAAGTGCCAGCTGTTAGACAAGACAGAAACAATGTGGCGTGCAGGATGGACTTGCTATCAATCTAATTGGGAATGACAAGCTTCTAGGATGAGAGGAAAAGAACAAGGTAGAGGTGAGTTTATACGGAGTTTCCATAAGGTGTGATGTGTATTGAAAGAATATTTATGTAGCCAGGTGATgatggcatgcctttaatcccagcactcaggaggcagaagcaggcaaaatctctgtgattttgagaaaccgtctcaaaaaaccaatatgTAGATATAGTTACATagttatatataactatatatataatgctatatatgtgtgtttatatatgtatgtatgtatgtttggatagatagatagatagatagatagatagatagatagatagatagatagatagacagatagatagtaaTACTTACTTTTGGAAGAGGATGCTCTGCTTAATTTACAGATAAGGAGTCAGTGTTGAGAGGCTGAGtcacatcaggaaaaaaaaaatcagggacaGGAATTGAAGTTAGGTCTGTGTGGAAAACCAGGACTCTTCACTGCTTCCAAAAAGAAAGAGTAGAGAAGGAAGATGCTGGCTAGTCCACACTGGATAAGGGAAAGAAGTCCTGGAAGGAAGCCAACAGAGTTGGAGGTTCAAGTCTGTGCAGCGCCCAGGGGTGAGCTGAGGAAGGTGTTTGTGTCATCAGTGGAAGCTGTGACTTTCACCCTGAGCGTTAGAGAAACAAGCCCAAATTCAGACCTCTAGACAAAATAAAGTCAGATCTTTAAACATTCCCAAGCACGGTTTAGCGGGCTTGACAGAAAAATCCAGCCAGGTGGGGGAGGAGACAATGTGGACCCCACCCACCCCTAACCATTGTGTCGGGGAGGATATATGAACAAGGGGCTAGATTTTGGCCAATCAGAATGAAGTATGTAAATGAGCAACGTGGGCGGCTGCGGGGGTGGGATTCCAGGACACTGTGCGGTAGTCCTTAAGCGGGTGCTGACCTAGCGAGCTCAGAGAAGCACAGAGGAGAATCTGGTGAGCTGCTGGGGGCTCCAGGGAGCCTCTGGTCTGAAAGACCAGAGGAAGTTTGTACACACGCCCCATCCTAGACTGTAGCAAAAAGAAGCAACGActtgggtggtggtgcacgcctttaatcccagcacttgggaggcagaggcaggcggatctctgtgagtttgaggtcagcctggttccaggaggacaggctccaaactacagagaaatcctgtcttaaaaaccgaaaaaaaaaaaaaaaaacgaaagaagaagaagaagcaacgACTTGAATATTCGCAGATGCTTAGCAGGTCCCCAGCAGGAGAAGGACACAGATGTGGTACAGGGAGTGAGGGACCCATGGAGGTCTGGTTCTACCTTTACTTCCTCTCCTGCCCTTTACAGAGGAGTCTGCATCTGTGCTGTGGAACctgagaaaggaagcagaaaacaaatttaattatCCACATCATGGCAAGATACCGCCACCACTCAGGATATCTGGCTGACGATGAAGGTCACAGCACCTACATGGCTCAGGTCAGTATGTCCAGCTGACCCAACATTAGTGTCTGGACCACTTCCCACCGCTTACCGGGGGACACCCTTTCGTGCCCCACTGTCCTCGGCCCCCAGGTGGGTAGGCTGGAGTCAGCCTGGGCACTCAAGCTGGAGAAGCCCAGCAGTGAAAACAGTCAAGGGTCGTGCTAGagacaggaggaggcagagagagagaaaggctctGGTAATTCCCCTTTCAGGCTCCCAGCTAGGCCAgcatatacaaaaatagaggcATTGGGGACCTTCCATCAACCCTAGCAGACCCTACTCTGCAGAAGGCCCGAAAAGGAGCTAGCTGTTCTGAGCACTGTCACAGAGCCTGAAGGGAGCCGAGTGTAATTCAGAGCTGGTGAGGACAGCTCAGTGAGTGAAGGCGCTCGGTGTCAATACTGATGGCCCGAGTTCCCTCTTCAAGAGTCACATAgtagaggagagaaccaactacagccagctgtcctttgacctccacatgtgcactgagACATAAACACAcccgcacatatgcacacatactcgtaaagaaatgtttaaaaattttaaaatatagttcaGTGTTTGAACATTTACAGAGGATGttcaagaccctgggttcaacccccagcctaataaaaaaaaaagagaaaaagtcttTCCCATTGTTCAATCCCAGCCCCTAATAGCACTTTAGGAGGACTCCAGAGATAGCCCCCACCCCTTGCAGAGCATCCGGCCTGCTATGACAATCTTGTCTGTTCAGATGCAGCTACCCAAGAAGCATCTGTTGCCAGAAAGGAGGCCGAACTGCAAGCTTGGACGTATGCCACACCTACCATCAATGAACCGGTATTCAGAGCACCAGGGCCACCAGCAGAACCCTCGGCGCCCTCAAGCGTTTGGCAGCTTCCTGGATTTTCTGACAGAGGGTCAGGTACTGGACAGCTTGCAGACGGTGGTGGAGCAGGCAACAGAGCGTTTGGCTGCCATGAAGACAGAGGCCGGAGTACCACTGGTGGACGTTCAAGACCCAGTGGAGGTGCCAAGTGGTAGGCTGCGGGCTCGAGCCAGACCCAGCATCAACACTGTGCATCGGCACCGCGCTTGGCCCACGCTGTGTGCTGGCCACCCAAACAATTACCCATcctgctccagctccatgtcGGATTCCCATAGCAGCATCACGGCTGGCTGGCTGGGCTCCCACAGCCAGGAAAGTGACCCTGGTCCCCGACGCATAGGCTCACTGCCACCTGTGAGGGACAAACTCCTGCTTGAGAAAAACCTCAAGAGGCTACTGCGACTGGAGAACAAAGGGGTGAGAGCTGTTGCCACGGCTAAGGCTGGCATAGGGTGGGCTAGGGTTAGGCCTTGATTGGACACcgctcagccttcctctctctttgcAGAAAGGTCTGAATCAACCCTGCTCCCAGAGGGATTCTTTGCTGTGGGACTCACTGGGCAGCCAGACCAGCAGTCAGTGGACCCGGGAGCAGCCCCTGTCTTGGTTCTCTGGGCTTTTGGGCTCCAGCTCAGTCACCCCTGAGACATCAGAGTTGGGACTTGGAGAACAGGAGATGATTTTCCTCAAAGAAGAGTTAAACAAGGAGATGAAGTCACTGCTAAACCAGCCAGCATCCTTCAACCTGCCTGCCTATTGTTCCCTCAGGGAACCCCATTGTACTCTGGACTTCCTGGCTGAGCATCACCTCTTTCCTGCCCTGCAGCGCGTGGTCAGCCAGGCTGTAGACAAGCTCAGCCGTGCCTGCCGCCATGATggcttccctctcttccctgttgcctcagagcccaccccaatGCTGCCTGGGAACTCTGATCTTCTGCCGCCTAACTCCAAAGCatccattcccaccagcagggaggatggggaggagcctTGTGATTCTCCCACCACAGCCTCCAGCCCTAAGACATCTCGCAGGAAAAGCAAGGGCAGACGTGAATCCCCCTCCATGTCTAATGCCCAGATGGCCACCAGATTCAGGCTCAAGGTGACACCTCCACAAGTGCCTAGTGTCCCTAGCCCCTCATTCCACTCCGTGCAGGAGTCCCCTGCCTCCAGTCCCAAAGTACAGAAACCATCTGTGGCCCCGAGCACCAACCACCTAACTCAGCCCCGTCATGGCCTGCACCTCACCCTGCCTGCCCCTGGGATCACAGTGGAGGTGGCCTCCTGCCAGGGCCATATCAGGGGCCCGATCCAGCGTCATCTTGCCTCCCCcaaccctcttccctcccctctctccttccctgtgttCTATCCATTCCTTTCTTTAGGAAAAAGATTCTCCTCTTCTTCTACTACACTGTGCCCAGAGGTGGCCTCAAGAGTAGAGCTGGAGGTCTTAGAGGAACATTTGCAGGGAAAGGGCTTCTTTCCCCCCCGCATCTAGTAGCCACTGTCACTGGCCGATGTCCTGCATTGCAGAAGTCTCCTGGGGTAGATACAAGCTGCTGGGAACCAAGAAACCTAGTTTATCTATTTCCCCAGGAGTTGTCAAATtaataaaggctttttttttatcctgcaatgtttttcctgagacagggtgccatgtagctcagactggtctcTCAAATTCGTTATATAGTAGAGGgtgaccttggactcctgatcttcttgcctttactttccaaatgctaggattacaggcatcaTCACCATGCCTGcaattttgggatttttttttaattattgtttgtgAGCCCTCCCCTGTaaagaacagggtttctctgtgtagacctgtctgtcctgaaactcactctgtagaccagactggcctcgaactcagagattcccctgcctctgccttttttgtttgtttgtttttgtttttttgagacaggctttctctgtagctttagattctgtcctggaactagctcttgtagaccagactggcctcaaactcacagagatcctcctgcctctggagtgctgggattaaaggtatctgccgccaccaccaccgccgactagtttgcctctgcctttcaagtgctgggattaaaggcgtgcgccaccacacctggctctgtgAATCTCAGGGACCTTCCCACACATTTCCTAAGGATAGGAGTCTTTGCCAAGAGCACCACTCTCTATTCTAGGGTCGAGCTAGCTCAAGCTATTCTAATCCAGCTGTAGAAGTCTAGTCTTTCTGCTCAGTAAAGAGGACATTGGTCAGGAAATGTGTATGAAGACGTAGGTGGCCTGACCTTTGGAGGTCCTGGACATCTCTGAACCCATCATCATCAGGGTTCATATGTAATTCCTTCTACACGCAAGCTTGCAGGAACGCAGGCTGCCCAGGCTGGCGGGCATTGCTCTAGACCTGACAGGTGAGGTGTGTGGAATGAATGTCGTGGTAGAGCCGGTGTGGCAGTCTGTATCCTAGTGTGATGTGTGTGGCTTCCCTGTCCATAATGGGGAGGATTGGTACAGCTGCCAAGG
The Chionomys nivalis chromosome 3, mChiNiv1.1, whole genome shotgun sequence genome window above contains:
- the Ydjc gene encoding carbohydrate deacetylase isoform X2 — protein: MAWPRVQLVVTADDFGYCPRRDKGIVEAFLAGTVTSVSLLANGTAAESAAELARRHSIPTGLHANLTEGRPVGPARHTASSLLSSEGFFLGKMGFRKALEAGDVALPEVREELEAQLNRFRELLGRSPTHVDGHQHVHVLPGVCQVFAEALQAFGVRFTRLPVERGVGSCSWLEAPARAFACAVESDARAAMGPFSRHGLRWTDAFVGLSTCGRHMSAHRVLASLARALEDIPAGRPLTAELMAHPGYPSVPPAGGCGEGPDAFSCSWERLHELHVLTAPTLRARLAQNGVQLCAIDDLDSKRPGEGVPCEATLEPFLKPSPP
- the Ydjc gene encoding carbohydrate deacetylase isoform X3, with translation MAWPRVQLVVTADDFGYCPRRDKGIVEAFLAGTVTSVSLLANGTAAESAAELARRHSIPTGLHANLTEGRPVGPARHTASSLLSSEGFFLGKMGFRKALEAGDVALPEVREELEAQLNRFRELLGRSPTHVDGHQHVHVLPGVRRGPAGVRGAFHAAASGTRRGQLLVAGSTSACLRLRCGERCPGRHGPLLPPRPAVDRCLCGPEHLWPAHVCSPSLGVTGAGPGRYPCWPPPDCRTDGTPRIPQCASSRGLR
- the Ccdc116 gene encoding coiled-coil domain-containing protein 116; translated protein: MARYRHHSGYLADDEGHSTYMAQLPKKHLLPERRPNCKLGRMPHLPSMNRYSEHQGHQQNPRRPQAFGSFLDFLTEGQVLDSLQTVVEQATERLAAMKTEAGVPLVDVQDPVEVPSGRLRARARPSINTVHRHRAWPTLCAGHPNNYPSCSSSMSDSHSSITAGWLGSHSQESDPGPRRIGSLPPVRDKLLLEKNLKRLLRLENKGKGLNQPCSQRDSLLWDSLGSQTSSQWTREQPLSWFSGLLGSSSVTPETSELGLGEQEMIFLKEELNKEMKSLLNQPASFNLPAYCSLREPHCTLDFLAEHHLFPALQRVVSQAVDKLSRACRHDGFPLFPVASEPTPMLPGNSDLLPPNSKASIPTSREDGEEPCDSPTTASSPKTSRRKSKGRRESPSMSNAQMATRFRLKSPSTKLPRKKPLPSISSVSSMSYISNPWFEELTNFLVEQAVSLLVCKYKFEDSLHKQLGFISFPVTEVLMDILLGFKKVKGNHIRLSSDINWTCLLRKMEEAELARQAIRHAARPAASQHSTSRVGTSHRSTESPSVRPELTGDTNQDQSTESPFSLHPETPIHQVPSPQDPGIGQEQMPRSPSEPKLSVISNAGVGSRSSKEIVNAEEEEDSEEEEEEDDRGSEEDEIKDFSESERTPTSLPEHELEDFTNEPIEMSSCYSP
- the Ydjc gene encoding carbohydrate deacetylase isoform X1, with the protein product MAWPRVQLVVTADDFGYCPRRDKGIVEAFLAGTVTSVSLLANGTAAESAAELARRHSIPTGLHANLTEGRPVGPARHTASSLLSSEGFFLGKMGFRKALEAGDVALPEVREELEAQLNRFRELLGRSPTHVDGHQHVHVLPGVRRGPAGVRGAFHAAASGTRRGQLLVAGSTSACLRLRCGERCPGRHGPLLPPRPAVSTALPHPIQPCRVPKGPKLGTDLLSCFTLCLALPVLRQHLYPGTHRWTDAFVGLSTCGRHMSAHRVLASLARALEDIPAGRPLTAELMAHPGYPSVPPAGGCGEGPDAFSCSWERLHELHVLTAPTLRARLAQNGVQLCAIDDLDSKRPGEGVPCEATLEPFLKPSPP